A DNA window from Pseudodesulfovibrio thermohalotolerans contains the following coding sequences:
- a CDS encoding B12-binding domain-containing radical SAM protein: MARPIFPNIPWSALPDRADGPRVLGINPWITDFAAFNVWSRPAGLLACLDMLRNAGASVALLDCLDPTWEPAPELGLKWPKSGKYGTGHYHKEEIAPPAPLAFMDRRYSRYGLPRERIVEALAALDPAPDAVMVTTVMTYWYPGALDILDICAELWPDTPRFLGGTYATLCGEHAARHADAHLQQGPLEDPANWAKFCELINFDINQPSGNAGLSLSLDLYADPAFSIILGSRGCPFACEYCASRALYPRFRQGTPEAVMETVRSEHGRGVRDFAFYDDALLVNPDRWLWPVLDEIAGAGLDIRLHTPNAMHVRHLTPEVCGRLKAAGLTTVRLGLETTDFDHRHDVKLTREQWEAGARNLLDAGFDLDDIGVYILFGLPGQDLGNVEQAVRHVRSFGFRPHLAHYTPIPGSPMFQAACEASPYPLADEPLFQNNSIWPCVPGGFNWEDARRWKMLMHGE; the protein is encoded by the coding sequence ATGGCACGCCCGATTTTCCCCAACATCCCGTGGTCCGCCCTGCCGGACCGGGCAGACGGCCCGCGCGTCCTCGGCATCAACCCGTGGATCACCGATTTCGCGGCCTTCAACGTCTGGTCGCGCCCCGCCGGCCTGCTCGCCTGCCTGGACATGCTCCGCAACGCCGGGGCCTCGGTCGCCCTGTTGGACTGTCTCGACCCGACCTGGGAACCCGCTCCCGAACTCGGCCTCAAATGGCCGAAATCCGGCAAGTACGGCACCGGACACTATCACAAGGAAGAGATCGCGCCGCCCGCGCCGCTGGCCTTCATGGACCGCCGCTATTCCCGCTACGGCCTGCCCCGCGAACGGATCGTCGAAGCGTTGGCCGCGCTTGATCCCGCTCCCGACGCCGTCATGGTCACGACCGTCATGACCTACTGGTATCCCGGCGCGCTGGACATCCTCGACATCTGCGCCGAGCTGTGGCCCGACACCCCCCGCTTCCTCGGCGGCACCTACGCCACCCTGTGTGGGGAGCACGCCGCCCGGCACGCCGACGCACACCTCCAGCAAGGTCCGCTGGAAGACCCCGCAAATTGGGCAAAGTTCTGCGAACTGATTAATTTTGATATTAACCAACCATCCGGCAATGCAGGGCTTTCATTGTCTCTGGACTTGTATGCCGACCCTGCTTTTTCGATCATTCTCGGCTCGCGCGGCTGTCCCTTCGCCTGCGAGTATTGCGCCAGCCGCGCCCTGTATCCCCGTTTTCGCCAGGGCACGCCCGAAGCGGTCATGGAGACCGTGCGCTCCGAGCATGGCCGGGGCGTGCGCGACTTCGCCTTTTACGACGACGCCCTGCTCGTCAATCCCGACCGCTGGCTCTGGCCGGTTCTCGACGAGATAGCCGGTGCGGGCCTGGATATCCGACTGCACACGCCCAACGCCATGCACGTGCGCCATCTCACGCCGGAGGTCTGCGGGCGGCTCAAGGCGGCCGGGCTGACCACGGTCCGCCTGGGCCTGGAAACCACGGACTTCGACCATCGCCACGACGTCAAGCTGACGCGAGAACAATGGGAGGCGGGCGCGCGCAACCTTCTGGACGCGGGCTTCGATCTCGACGACATCGGGGTCTACATTCTCTTTGGCCTCCCCGGCCAGGATCTCGGCAACGTGGAACAGGCCGTGCGCCACGTCCGTTCCTTCGGTTTCCGTCCGCATCTGGCGCACTACACCCCCATCCCCGGCTCGCCCATGTTTCAGGCGGCCTGCGAGGCCAGTCCGTATCCGCTGGCCGACGAGCCGCTCTTTCAGAACAATTCCATCTGGCCCTGCGTGCCGGGCGGCTTCAACTGGGAAGACGCCCGACGTTGGAAAATGTTGATGCACGGAGAATAG
- a CDS encoding polyphenol oxidase family protein has protein sequence MAAVAFFPFQFVDIPQVACAFTSRRGGVSEPPHDSANISFDVNDDPEAVTENRRAVYERMGLTGWCELNQVHGDVIHFDPAPRAPEERPVLDGDGMATTEPGHGLVIKTADCQPILLAHRSGRFVAGLHAGWRGNKLDFPGSGVRRFCDRYDLKPKDVFAVRGPSLGPDAAEFINFDTDFGDKFSPWFNPKTKTMDLWRLTRDQLMDAGVPEKQIFGLDLCTMTMDDTFFSYRKACAAPIRETGRQCGIIWIKK, from the coding sequence ATGGCGGCCGTAGCCTTTTTCCCCTTCCAATTCGTGGATATTCCGCAGGTGGCCTGCGCCTTCACCTCCCGCCGTGGCGGCGTGTCCGAGCCGCCCCACGACTCGGCCAACATCTCCTTCGACGTGAACGACGATCCCGAGGCCGTGACCGAAAACCGGCGGGCGGTATACGAACGCATGGGACTGACCGGCTGGTGCGAACTCAACCAGGTGCACGGTGACGTCATCCATTTCGACCCCGCTCCCCGCGCCCCGGAAGAACGCCCGGTCCTGGACGGCGACGGCATGGCCACGACCGAGCCCGGCCACGGCCTGGTCATCAAGACCGCCGACTGCCAACCCATTCTCCTGGCCCACCGCTCCGGCAGGTTCGTTGCCGGACTGCACGCGGGCTGGCGGGGCAACAAGCTCGATTTTCCCGGTTCGGGCGTGCGCCGGTTCTGCGACCGCTACGACCTCAAGCCAAAGGACGTCTTTGCCGTGCGCGGTCCGTCCCTTGGACCGGACGCAGCCGAATTCATCAATTTCGACACGGACTTCGGCGACAAGTTCAGCCCCTGGTTCAACCCGAAAACAAAAACCATGGACCTCTGGCGGCTCACCCGCGACCAACTCATGGACGCAGGCGTTCCCGAAAAGCAGATATTCGGCCTCGACCTCTGCACCATGACCATGGACGACACCTTCTTTTCCTACCGCAAGGCGTGCGCGGCTCCGATCAGGGAGACAGGCAGGCAGTGCGGAATCATCTGGATCAAAAAATAG
- a CDS encoding 5-formyltetrahydrofolate cyclo-ligase, producing MPEKEKTELRERLIKRRAALTADEVARASEGAVALIRTLFEWKNATEALLYWPVRGEIDLRPLAAELWQRGCRVLFPRCRPDSPGEMDLACAACEDELVPGAFSILEPDALRCPAVDTCRPNIALIPGVSFDRQGNRLGFGGGYYDRLLATEAMRDTLVVGVAHEFQLIDSIPTEPWDKPVDVVCTEGKLWRP from the coding sequence ATGCCGGAAAAGGAAAAAACCGAACTGCGCGAACGGCTCATCAAACGCCGTGCCGCCCTGACCGCCGACGAGGTCGCCCGTGCGAGCGAAGGAGCCGTCGCGCTCATCCGCACGCTCTTCGAATGGAAAAACGCCACCGAGGCCCTGCTCTACTGGCCGGTCCGGGGCGAGATCGACCTGCGGCCCCTGGCCGCCGAGCTGTGGCAGCGCGGCTGCCGCGTGTTGTTTCCCCGCTGCCGCCCGGATTCCCCCGGCGAAATGGACCTGGCCTGCGCCGCCTGCGAAGACGAGCTGGTTCCGGGTGCCTTCTCCATCCTGGAGCCCGACGCTCTGCGGTGCCCGGCTGTGGACACCTGCCGTCCGAACATTGCGCTCATTCCGGGCGTGAGCTTCGACCGGCAAGGCAACAGACTCGGCTTCGGCGGCGGATACTACGACCGGCTGCTGGCCACGGAGGCCATGCGGGACACCCTGGTGGTCGGCGTTGCGCACGAATTCCAGCTCATCGATAGCATTCCGACCGAGCCATGGGACAAGCCGGTGGACGTGGTCTGCACCGAGGGCAAGCTATGGCGGCCGTAG
- a CDS encoding sigma-54-dependent transcriptional regulator has product MAANILILDDEKNYLLILESILEDEGYGVTTLSDPEMGLAYLEDSEVDVILTDMKMPGMSGRDVLEHCKKNYPHIPVLIMTAFGSIEAAVEAMRIGAFDYITKPFANEELLLSISKAVQYASTQQENIRLKKEIRDRYSKDNIIARGKGMQQVLDMVDRAAPSKSTVLILGESGTGKELVARAIHTSSPRREAPFVTVNCMALNPGVLESELFGHEKGSFTGATAMRKGRFEQANKGTLFLDEIGELTPELQVKLLRVLQEHQIERVGGTETLDVDIRIVAATNKNLQESVAKGEFREDLFYRLNVVSLFMPPLRERREDIPLLAAHFLEKYSKENQMDISGFTSAAMDYLTAYEWPGNVRQLENVVERCTVLARTDVIDADDLPPEIKDEEAQFKSAVDLLPTKLNLADTMDKIEGALVKRALVRTDFVQVKAAEMLGLSKSNLQYKLKKYGLTGKAK; this is encoded by the coding sequence ATGGCAGCAAATATACTCATACTCGACGACGAAAAGAACTATCTGCTCATCCTGGAGTCCATCCTGGAGGACGAGGGGTACGGCGTGACCACCCTGTCCGACCCGGAGATGGGGTTGGCCTACCTTGAGGACTCCGAAGTCGACGTGATTTTGACCGACATGAAGATGCCCGGCATGTCCGGGCGGGATGTGCTCGAACACTGCAAGAAGAACTACCCGCACATTCCGGTGCTGATAATGACCGCCTTCGGCTCCATCGAGGCCGCGGTCGAGGCCATGCGCATAGGGGCCTTCGACTACATCACCAAGCCGTTCGCCAACGAGGAGCTGCTCCTGTCCATCTCCAAGGCCGTACAGTATGCCTCCACCCAGCAGGAGAACATCCGCCTGAAAAAGGAGATCCGCGACAGGTATTCCAAGGATAACATCATCGCGCGCGGCAAGGGAATGCAGCAGGTGCTGGACATGGTCGACCGGGCCGCGCCTTCCAAATCCACGGTGCTCATCCTCGGCGAGTCCGGCACGGGCAAGGAGCTTGTCGCACGGGCGATCCACACCTCTTCGCCCCGGCGCGAGGCCCCGTTCGTCACGGTCAACTGCATGGCTCTCAATCCCGGGGTGCTCGAATCCGAGCTTTTCGGCCACGAGAAAGGGTCCTTCACCGGGGCCACGGCCATGCGCAAGGGCCGTTTCGAGCAGGCCAACAAGGGCACGCTCTTCCTCGACGAGATTGGGGAGCTGACCCCGGAGCTTCAGGTCAAGCTCCTGCGCGTCCTGCAGGAACACCAGATCGAGCGCGTGGGCGGCACCGAGACCCTGGACGTGGACATCCGCATCGTGGCCGCCACCAACAAGAATCTTCAGGAGTCGGTGGCCAAGGGCGAGTTCCGCGAGGACCTATTCTACCGCCTGAACGTGGTCTCCCTCTTCATGCCGCCCCTGCGCGAGCGGCGTGAGGACATCCCGCTCCTGGCCGCGCATTTCCTTGAGAAATACAGCAAGGAAAATCAGATGGATATTTCAGGGTTCACCTCGGCGGCCATGGACTACCTGACCGCCTACGAGTGGCCCGGCAACGTGCGCCAGCTTGAGAACGTGGTCGAGCGGTGCACGGTCCTGGCCCGCACCGATGTCATCGATGCCGACGACCTGCCGCCCGAGATCAAGGACGAGGAGGCCCAGTTCAAGTCCGCCGTGGACCTGCTGCCCACCAAGCTCAACCTGGCCGATACCATGGACAAGATCGAGGGAGCCCTGGTCAAGCGCGCCCTGGTTCGGACCGATTTCGTTCAGGTGAAGGCCGCCGAGATGCTCGGCCTTTCCAAGTCCAACCTTCAGTACAAATTGAAAAAATACGGCCTGACAGGCAAAGCGAAATAG
- a CDS encoding ATP-grasp domain-containing protein: MFVIDYPYVSDYLLDSLRELDLPVLDTPQARSLAKDAPLAYVDEIEFSARMALGGKVCTNSENGLGHVLRCRCNEDLARQIDICKDKALFRETVAALHPDYVFHRIPFDGLADFDASSMPCPFVVKPTRGFFSLGVHVVDSPEDWPAAVKAIEGERAALNAEYPEAVVSGGEFIAEASIDGEEYAIDVYFDAEGNPVITNIMHHAFLYADDISDRLYYTSARIIETWLLPFTDYLRDVGRECGFRNFATHVEVRLTATGDILPIEANPLRFAGWCVADMTAMAWGFNPYEAYFKGLRPDWDAILTADQGHVTVMVIGDLPSGMDRTAIRSIDYDGFRSLFSNMLELRKIDYMQYPVFAFAYASMPEGELDDLKTVLAQDFSRFVEMK, from the coding sequence ATGTTCGTCATCGACTACCCCTACGTTTCCGATTATCTTCTCGACTCCCTTCGCGAACTCGATCTGCCCGTGCTGGATACGCCCCAGGCCCGGAGCCTGGCCAAGGACGCGCCTCTGGCCTACGTCGACGAGATCGAATTTTCCGCCCGCATGGCCCTGGGCGGCAAGGTCTGCACCAACTCGGAGAACGGGCTGGGGCACGTCCTGCGCTGCCGGTGCAATGAGGACCTGGCCCGGCAGATCGACATCTGCAAGGACAAGGCGCTTTTTCGCGAGACCGTGGCCGCGCTGCATCCGGACTACGTATTCCACCGTATTCCCTTCGACGGGCTGGCCGATTTCGACGCTTCCTCCATGCCCTGCCCCTTTGTCGTCAAACCCACGCGCGGGTTCTTTAGCCTGGGCGTGCACGTGGTCGATTCGCCCGAGGACTGGCCCGCGGCCGTCAAGGCCATCGAGGGCGAGCGTGCGGCCCTGAACGCCGAGTACCCCGAGGCGGTGGTCAGCGGAGGCGAGTTCATCGCGGAAGCGTCCATCGACGGCGAGGAGTACGCCATCGACGTCTACTTTGATGCCGAAGGCAATCCCGTGATTACCAACATCATGCACCACGCCTTTCTGTACGCCGACGACATTTCCGACCGCCTCTACTACACCTCGGCCCGGATCATCGAGACATGGCTGCTGCCCTTCACCGACTACCTTCGCGACGTGGGCCGGGAATGCGGCTTCCGCAACTTCGCCACCCATGTGGAAGTGCGCCTTACCGCCACCGGCGATATCCTGCCCATCGAAGCCAATCCCCTGCGTTTCGCGGGCTGGTGCGTGGCTGACATGACCGCCATGGCCTGGGGCTTCAATCCCTATGAAGCCTATTTCAAGGGGCTGCGCCCGGACTGGGACGCCATCCTCACGGCGGACCAGGGCCATGTCACCGTCATGGTCATCGGCGATCTGCCGTCCGGCATGGACCGCACCGCCATCCGGTCCATCGACTACGACGGATTTCGGTCGTTGTTTTCCAATATGCTGGAATTGCGGAAAATTGATTACATGCAGTATCCGGTCTTCGCCTTTGCCTACGCCTCCATGCCTGAAGGCGAGCTGGACGATCTCAAGACCGTTCTCGCTCAGGACTTCTCCCGCTTCGTCGAGATGAAGTAG